The [Bacillus] selenitireducens MLS10 genome includes a region encoding these proteins:
- a CDS encoding VanZ family protein codes for MKWGRMLLFLLFLSLYLLAMWNANPFLLMREQELVFMWNETPSWRTFFEREDLRVIDVVTDPNKVSHILGTMTLSFLAFHWLGWRWKVITVLTVFVIFVEMVQPFFGRTAWFVDVFLNILGVGLGTFLVWYYRNRWEVVT; via the coding sequence ATGAAGTGGGGCAGAATGCTGTTGTTTTTACTGTTTTTGAGTCTGTATTTACTCGCAATGTGGAATGCAAATCCGTTTCTTCTGATGCGTGAACAGGAACTTGTCTTTATGTGGAATGAAACCCCGAGCTGGCGCACGTTTTTTGAACGGGAGGATCTTCGGGTTATCGATGTCGTGACAGATCCGAATAAGGTGAGCCATATTCTTGGCACTATGACGCTCAGCTTCCTTGCTTTTCACTGGCTCGGCTGGCGCTGGAAAGTCATTACCGTTCTGACGGTATTCGTCATATTCGTCGAGATGGTCCAGCCGTTCTTCGGACGGACGGCGTGGTTTGTCGACGTGTTTTTGAACATCCTCGGTGTCGGACTCGGAACGTTTCTCGTCTGGTACTATCGGAATCGCTGGGAAGTGGTGACGTAA
- a CDS encoding alanyl-tRNA editing protein: protein MTVKGYITDPYKTDFDATVTKVAKDEGGTVYLVFDQTWFYPEGGGQPADKGSISGLPVTDVQLEDGEIRHMVERGVEVNVGDTVHCKLDWNRRLDYMQQHHAQHLLSAVLDDQFDAPTVSVHLGSEECAIEVTWDDLTEREVLEAVDQVNTWIRENHLINTTNVTREEADRYPLRKTPAVSGDVRLVIVEGIDYNPCGGTHPLRTGEVQLVHLTGMERARGGLRITYLAGGRAVARLRQFQRITDEASRLLNSPPEGITDTLHKQIDAHQRLDKEMRSLKEQLLEQLFADWLKGAVNTKEAMVPFIKEDFGMKELQKLSAKAVQALPDRPVLFATVSKDDNGDSHLEFVLAAGRDCGVDLKRVEKDVFALIQGKGGGSPKKLQGGGKADLSLEAFKSRVSDILKQDQ from the coding sequence ATGACGGTAAAGGGATACATAACAGATCCGTATAAAACGGACTTTGATGCCACAGTAACAAAGGTCGCAAAGGATGAGGGCGGTACCGTATATCTCGTCTTCGATCAGACGTGGTTCTATCCGGAAGGTGGGGGACAGCCTGCGGACAAGGGTTCGATTTCGGGCTTACCGGTGACAGATGTTCAACTGGAGGACGGAGAGATCCGGCATATGGTTGAAAGAGGTGTTGAGGTGAATGTGGGAGACACGGTCCACTGTAAGCTTGACTGGAACCGGCGATTGGATTATATGCAACAGCACCATGCCCAGCATCTGTTGTCGGCGGTGTTGGATGATCAGTTTGACGCACCGACAGTCAGTGTGCATCTCGGATCCGAGGAGTGCGCCATCGAAGTGACTTGGGACGATCTGACGGAGAGGGAAGTGTTAGAGGCTGTGGATCAGGTGAATACGTGGATCCGGGAGAATCACCTCATAAACACTACGAATGTTACCCGGGAAGAAGCGGATCGTTATCCTCTCAGAAAGACGCCTGCGGTTTCAGGTGACGTGAGGCTCGTCATCGTGGAAGGCATTGATTATAATCCGTGTGGTGGAACGCACCCGTTAAGGACCGGAGAAGTCCAGCTGGTTCATCTGACGGGCATGGAACGGGCACGCGGAGGCCTCAGGATAACGTATCTCGCAGGCGGACGTGCAGTGGCGCGGTTAAGACAGTTCCAGCGGATCACGGATGAAGCATCACGATTACTGAACAGCCCGCCGGAAGGGATCACGGATACCCTTCACAAGCAGATCGACGCCCATCAGCGCCTCGATAAAGAAATGCGATCCCTGAAGGAACAGCTCCTCGAGCAGTTATTTGCAGACTGGCTCAAGGGAGCTGTGAATACGAAGGAAGCGATGGTTCCGTTTATCAAAGAGGATTTCGGCATGAAGGAGCTTCAGAAGCTCTCGGCAAAAGCGGTTCAGGCACTGCCGGACAGGCCGGTTCTGTTTGCCACAGTCAGTAAGGATGACAACGGCGATTCGCATCTGGAGTTCGTCCTTGCAGCAGGTCGTGACTGCGGTGTTGATCTGAAACGGGTTGAAAAGGACGTCTTTGCCCTGATCCAGGGGAAAGGCGGTGGCAGTCCCAAAAAACTGCAGGGTGGCGGTAAAGCAGACCTCTCACTGGAGGCTTTTAAAAGCAGGGTTTCTGACATCCTGAAACAGGATCAATGA
- a CDS encoding TetR/AcrR family transcriptional regulator, whose protein sequence is MDKRVIRTIRDIHETTISLCEDIPVSELTFSKIADEAGYSRGTLYQHYRNVEDLIRAVEAEKVEGLIHAFRKPYVNGKPHAEGSYRFKPDDVEIFSYIFKERRFFTMVMTNPNFAGFRDHLIELFIDMFTSDLDYLVKDLNGFVKERFVEVQSYSLFGLIAEWVRRDYQEPVTEMNEQLIRAFFCHENQISYR, encoded by the coding sequence ATGGACAAGCGGGTCATACGGACGATACGGGATATACATGAGACGACCATCAGTCTCTGTGAAGACATTCCGGTTTCAGAGCTGACTTTTTCGAAAATTGCTGATGAAGCCGGCTATAGCCGGGGAACACTGTATCAGCACTACCGGAATGTAGAGGATTTGATCCGGGCCGTTGAAGCGGAAAAAGTGGAAGGACTGATTCACGCATTCCGAAAACCTTATGTAAATGGCAAGCCGCATGCAGAAGGATCTTATCGCTTCAAGCCTGATGATGTGGAGATCTTTTCTTACATTTTTAAAGAAAGGCGTTTCTTTACCATGGTGATGACAAATCCCAATTTCGCAGGTTTTCGCGATCACCTGATTGAGCTCTTTATCGATATGTTCACAAGTGATCTCGATTATCTCGTAAAGGACCTGAACGGGTTCGTGAAAGAACGCTTCGTTGAAGTGCAGTCCTACAGCCTCTTTGGACTCATCGCTGAATGGGTCCGTCGTGATTATCAAGAGCCGGTAACAGAGATGAATGAACAGTTGATCAGGGCCTTTTTCTGTCATGAGAATCAGATCAGCTACCGCTAA
- a CDS encoding YajQ family cyclic di-GMP-binding protein — MAKDASFDIVSKVDFSKVQNAVVMTVKEITTRYDFKGSKSDVKLEKEELVLVSDDEYKMDQLKDVLVNKLIKQEVSLKSLDYGKMEGASGGTVRQRAKLVQGIDKDNAKKITNLIKEKGLKVKTQIQDEQIRVTGKNKDDLQKVIAALREADLDLPLQFTNYR, encoded by the coding sequence ATGGCAAAAGATGCATCATTTGATATTGTATCGAAAGTGGATTTTTCGAAAGTGCAAAACGCAGTGGTTATGACGGTGAAAGAAATTACGACCCGCTATGATTTTAAAGGCAGTAAAAGCGACGTGAAGCTTGAGAAAGAGGAACTCGTCCTCGTGTCCGACGATGAATACAAGATGGATCAGTTGAAGGATGTCCTTGTCAACAAACTGATCAAGCAGGAAGTATCATTGAAAAGTCTCGATTACGGCAAGATGGAGGGTGCATCCGGGGGAACGGTCCGTCAGCGTGCGAAGCTTGTTCAAGGCATTGATAAAGACAATGCCAAGAAGATTACGAACCTGATTAAGGAGAAAGGACTGAAGGTGAAAACACAGATTCAGGATGAACAGATCCGTGTAACCGGGAAGAACAAGGATGATTTGCAGAAAGTCATTGCGGCTCTTCGGGAAGCGGATCTTGATCTGCCTCTTCAGTTCACGAATTACCGGTAA
- a CDS encoding M14 family zinc carboxypeptidase yields MNKAIKMAVLIVLLFLIPSLISAEEVSTADKGGVYETEVRATLYDNSTGSLEALGFLDSGTVFRESGRLGSNWHMVATGGSRYFIYRGATKPSVETPETVNRAVEKKVMLSQQVPVYSDAKEEKRLGLLYPGKELDVQGQNGDYFVVEFAGVKGYIEGALTSEVRLSHPDYFRVHNRDTPVYRQTSSGLEAAGYLKAGETFRIARDYGANWHEINMGNWRGYVYKGATSSSHPDFMPKPVRSDRTLGTLTVERPAPIFDNSTGSLHEFARVEQGRTLTILRDYGANWYEVSFGGRIGYINKATVSRTFATNDRFFTTGTNGAVIYDNRSGQLEAVGRLLPHQTYHRTRDYGRNWHEIQFGSSKGYIYKGGTFPTTQQYPIVSGGSPLVEVRADKRMTVYDSSRGGRTSIGTVERGTVLNVTAKTGQWYEINFASKRGYIYAPAVTPTISKVIQPRQNYSHQTMTRDLEVLEAMYPNLISVVSSGKSVQGRDIPVVKLGNGDKKVMFNGSFHAREHMTTNVMMNMIDEYARAYSQNRTLGRYSPSEILDDVSIWFVPMVNPDGVTLVQRGSSGMRESSSLIQWNNGSRNFTSWKANIRGVDLNRQFPTYWSTISNNPGRPAPQNYKGRQPLTEPEAIFMYNLMNKHNFLAVMSYHSSGEVLFARSRLNGGMSEMSNLMRNVTGYPILDLTSSRSGGGYSDWIAVSKGVPAITVEIAPFTGAMPVPLHQWDRVWQRNQHAGLAVANHVR; encoded by the coding sequence ATGAATAAAGCAATTAAAATGGCAGTGTTGATCGTCTTGTTGTTTCTGATTCCGTCTTTGATCTCAGCTGAAGAAGTGTCGACGGCAGACAAAGGGGGTGTGTACGAGACAGAAGTAAGAGCAACGCTCTATGATAATTCAACGGGAAGTCTCGAAGCCTTAGGATTCCTGGATAGCGGAACGGTATTTAGAGAAAGCGGCCGGCTGGGATCGAACTGGCATATGGTTGCAACGGGCGGTTCACGTTATTTTATTTATAGGGGGGCTACGAAACCATCGGTGGAGACCCCCGAAACCGTCAATCGTGCTGTCGAAAAGAAAGTTATGCTGTCACAGCAGGTGCCGGTGTATTCGGATGCTAAAGAGGAGAAGCGGCTTGGCCTGTTATATCCGGGAAAGGAACTTGATGTACAAGGACAAAATGGTGATTATTTCGTTGTCGAGTTCGCGGGAGTGAAAGGTTATATTGAGGGGGCACTGACGAGCGAAGTGCGCTTGAGTCACCCCGATTATTTCAGGGTACATAACCGTGATACACCAGTTTACAGACAAACTTCCAGTGGACTCGAGGCGGCTGGATATTTAAAAGCTGGTGAAACTTTCAGGATTGCAAGAGATTATGGGGCTAATTGGCACGAAATCAATATGGGTAACTGGAGAGGATATGTATATAAAGGTGCGACATCCTCATCACATCCTGATTTTATGCCTAAACCGGTCCGCTCTGACAGAACTCTTGGGACATTGACTGTCGAAAGGCCGGCCCCGATTTTTGATAATTCAACGGGTTCGCTTCACGAATTTGCAAGAGTGGAGCAAGGGCGCACTTTGACTATTTTGCGTGATTACGGAGCAAATTGGTATGAAGTGAGTTTCGGCGGGCGCATTGGTTATATTAATAAAGCGACGGTTTCGCGTACATTTGCAACGAACGACAGGTTTTTCACAACCGGGACAAACGGCGCTGTTATTTATGACAACCGTTCCGGACAGTTGGAAGCAGTGGGCCGGCTTCTTCCCCATCAGACTTATCACCGCACAAGGGATTACGGAAGAAACTGGCATGAGATTCAGTTTGGCAGTTCGAAAGGATATATTTATAAAGGTGGAACATTCCCGACAACGCAGCAGTATCCGATCGTATCTGGAGGGAGTCCGCTGGTTGAAGTAAGAGCTGACAAAAGAATGACTGTGTATGATTCATCACGAGGGGGACGCACATCGATTGGGACTGTTGAACGGGGTACAGTTTTAAACGTTACTGCAAAAACAGGTCAGTGGTATGAGATTAATTTTGCATCAAAACGCGGCTATATTTATGCCCCGGCAGTTACACCAACAATAAGTAAAGTGATTCAACCGCGCCAAAATTACAGTCATCAGACGATGACACGTGATCTTGAAGTCCTTGAAGCTATGTACCCGAATCTCATTTCTGTAGTGAGTTCAGGGAAGTCGGTCCAGGGACGGGATATCCCCGTTGTCAAACTCGGCAATGGTGACAAGAAAGTCATGTTCAACGGTTCGTTTCACGCCAGAGAGCATATGACGACGAATGTGATGATGAATATGATTGATGAATATGCCCGGGCATATTCCCAAAACAGGACGCTTGGAAGATACAGTCCTTCTGAAATTCTGGACGACGTTTCGATTTGGTTTGTACCCATGGTCAACCCTGATGGCGTGACACTTGTTCAAAGAGGCTCGTCCGGCATGCGCGAATCATCCAGTCTGATTCAATGGAATAACGGAAGCAGAAACTTTACGAGCTGGAAAGCGAATATCAGGGGCGTGGATTTAAACCGTCAGTTCCCAACCTATTGGTCAACCATCAGTAACAATCCGGGAAGGCCGGCACCTCAAAATTATAAAGGCCGTCAACCACTAACGGAACCGGAAGCAATATTCATGTATAACCTTATGAATAAACATAATTTCCTTGCAGTCATGTCCTATCATTCATCGGGAGAAGTGCTCTTCGCACGATCAAGATTGAATGGGGGGATGTCAGAGATGAGCAATTTGATGCGAAACGTAACAGGTTATCCGATCTTGGATTTGACGAGTTCAAGAAGCGGTGGGGGTTATTCAGACTGGATAGCCGTGAGTAAAGGAGTCCCTGCAATTACAGTCGAAATCGCACCATTTACAGGGGCGATGCCTGTACCTCTTCATCAGTGGGACAGGGTTTGGCAGAGAAATCAGCATGCAGGACTGGCTGTGGCAAACCATGTTCGGTAG
- a CDS encoding 5'-nucleotidase C-terminal domain-containing protein, whose translation MQSKLGKRLTVMLSFVLAMLMFAATPMAHEHGFSDVDDDYTHAEAIRALAEEGILQGYPDGSFGIQDNMERQQVAIVLYRALGLDVPEDLDSTLERYSDVSANHPRAKEIAAVTHAGIFEGGNAGAFYPYNTITREQTASVLVRAFELPENVHGGDVEIYLDNVSDAHVQDVQTFANLGLTDRFDDYLPQNPVIRAEYASFTYRTMALDRVSVLHTNDLHGRVDQYPQMITTVNEARMTRPDSLLLDAGDIFSGTLYFNEFRGQAALHFMNMMDYDAFVFGNHEFDLGDSEAEFAHEDLANFVRGANFPSLGANMDFSAHPEFDDLTTNKDGITYEAEGGMIYDGIVTEIDGEEVGIFGINTEDTVDISSTVDVQFEDFAEASERMVSLFEADGVNKIIALTHLGFESDPSVGNDMRLAQEVEGIDIIVGGHSHDYLNEPVMVTEDADGNEIEPTVIVQAGEYGRAVGTLDVVFDDEGVIHAWKGELLDVNEREADPQAAEELIPFTEAVEELANTPAGFSVNEQLPNPRLGGDSEVSVRANETALGNLIADAYLRAGQNAYPETAIAFQNGGGIRAPLPETAEGDGPYEITVGDMITVQPFGNRLTVMDLTGEEIMEVLETSVKDFPGENGGFMQVAGMTFKFDSGQDAGERVHSVMVHEDGEYAPLDMDRTYKVATNNFTAAGGDGYDVLAQAWEETRYSIVGQTDWEILRDHALALVDEVGEVAPTIEGRITEGPAEEVDVPSIMDARDNEIGTEDVTLRGTVTAYFEQGGQTNMYVQDDSAAILVRGSGLGSMYNIGDMVEFTGEINHFRDMIQLLVDDSSLVEANHGMIEPEIVDSSFFEGDLDDVQGKLIEIQDVEVLDNPQHDDFNARDAEGDFIVLGSHSSVSENTDYDAIVGVVNYHFFDNKLMPRNDDDLIEDATVTQPARANVESGDVASGTEVVLSSATRDAEIYYTLDGSDPDENSTLYTEPIVIDEEVTLKTIAISDGLGDSVIREYQYGILPEAGELEIYDIQGAQHVSPYVDQVVRSVPGIVTHTENSGFYFQSEESDGDVNTSEGIYVYRPGHSVSEGDLVEVDGTVVEYEENGFDGNNDLTTTQISATSVSVVSEGNDLPDPVVIGIDREIPSVPVADFGNYDPENPDHFDATVNAIDFFESLEGMLVEVPGQVTVTGPQKYNELTVISEEWDLDNRTDAGGVYLEQTDLGDFAPEMVTEVLFVNVPGGTTAKTGDFFEEEITGVVGYNFGNFKIEPIDGGLPELQDGGLERRDETTIEMDEDKMSVATYNVENFSPESDAEKTARLAYSMAVELNAPDVITLVEVMDNYDTRVGPDTSASESYQVLIDAIYDEVGVEYAYAEVAPEQGQDGGIPGGNIRNGHLYRVDRVELADSSVGTFEDALEVQEDGSLNFGTGLIDPQNDAFRNSRKPVVSEFIFKGEPVFVIGNHWNSKRGDMAPYGMEQPAEQGSRVQRMEIAEVIGDFVGDLNEAHGDDGANVVVVGDFNDYPWSPPVTEMAERGDLHNAIFELPRNAQYTYNYNGYSQSLDSILVTGSLTAELEVDSMNINSDFMEVHGRASDHDPMMVQFSVPDIDPDYEIVPGPSISFDDADLNDNRRIELTVGDDFDYPAVSAEDHEGTDLEVTRSGDDVDVDQPGVYTVVYTAEDANGKTATLRLTVEVIADFDRDDMSVAEAITYNSGEATVRGYIVGSINGSPVLSADGNHSGTNILIADSADETERSNMLPVQLPQNQVRTDLNLQDNIDLLGVEVMVTGSLSAYFSQPGMRDTSDYTITGDVPEEPETDYDEMSIADFRDLNEGESGKIEGIVTTVPGSWGGDRFAIQDETGGIYVDIESHDFEMGDRVSISGDLDIFNDELQVDAKASELIEADQEVPAPRVELMSDVTKSDEGQILTFENVEITEYDVVNNFGTFEFTAVSGDDSFLIRVDNRTGVEADNFDFEEGDIIDVTGLVAEFRGTLQLKPRFADDFAAAE comes from the coding sequence ATGCAAAGTAAACTGGGAAAAAGATTAACCGTTATGCTTTCGTTTGTCTTGGCCATGCTGATGTTCGCAGCAACGCCAATGGCACACGAGCATGGCTTCAGCGATGTGGATGACGATTATACACATGCTGAAGCAATCCGTGCATTGGCCGAAGAGGGGATCCTGCAAGGCTACCCTGACGGCAGCTTCGGTATTCAGGACAATATGGAACGCCAACAGGTGGCCATTGTTCTCTACCGTGCACTCGGACTTGATGTCCCTGAAGACCTGGACAGCACCCTTGAGCGCTATTCAGACGTTTCAGCGAATCATCCTAGAGCCAAAGAAATTGCGGCAGTGACACATGCCGGTATTTTCGAAGGCGGTAATGCAGGCGCGTTTTATCCATACAACACGATCACACGTGAACAGACAGCGAGTGTGCTCGTAAGAGCATTCGAACTCCCTGAGAATGTCCACGGTGGCGATGTTGAGATTTACCTGGACAACGTCAGCGATGCACACGTACAGGATGTACAGACATTCGCGAATCTTGGTCTGACGGACCGTTTTGACGACTATCTGCCACAGAATCCTGTCATCCGTGCGGAGTATGCGTCCTTTACTTATCGTACGATGGCGCTTGACCGCGTGTCGGTTCTGCATACGAATGACCTCCACGGACGGGTTGATCAATACCCGCAAATGATAACAACAGTAAACGAAGCGCGTATGACGCGACCGGATTCATTGCTCCTTGATGCAGGGGATATTTTCTCCGGTACCCTTTATTTTAACGAATTCAGAGGGCAGGCAGCGCTTCACTTCATGAATATGATGGACTATGATGCGTTTGTATTCGGGAACCACGAGTTTGATTTAGGTGACTCCGAAGCAGAATTTGCCCATGAAGATCTTGCGAACTTCGTGCGGGGAGCAAACTTCCCATCACTCGGAGCGAACATGGACTTCTCAGCGCACCCGGAATTTGATGATTTGACAACCAATAAAGACGGTATTACGTACGAAGCCGAAGGCGGCATGATTTATGACGGCATCGTCACAGAGATTGATGGCGAAGAAGTCGGGATCTTCGGGATTAACACGGAAGATACCGTTGATATTTCAAGCACAGTCGATGTACAGTTTGAAGATTTTGCAGAAGCGTCTGAGCGAATGGTATCGCTGTTCGAAGCAGACGGCGTAAACAAGATCATTGCATTGACGCACCTTGGCTTTGAAAGTGACCCAAGCGTCGGAAACGACATGCGTCTTGCCCAGGAAGTTGAAGGCATTGACATCATCGTCGGCGGTCACAGCCATGACTATCTTAATGAGCCGGTTATGGTGACAGAAGATGCGGATGGTAATGAGATCGAACCGACCGTGATCGTCCAGGCCGGTGAATATGGCCGTGCAGTCGGCACACTCGATGTCGTGTTTGACGACGAAGGTGTGATCCATGCATGGAAAGGTGAACTTCTCGATGTGAATGAAAGAGAAGCAGATCCACAGGCCGCAGAAGAACTGATTCCATTTACAGAAGCAGTGGAAGAACTGGCGAACACGCCGGCAGGTTTTTCGGTGAATGAACAGCTTCCGAACCCGCGTCTTGGCGGTGACAGTGAAGTCAGCGTTCGTGCCAATGAGACTGCACTTGGTAACCTGATTGCAGATGCCTATTTGCGTGCCGGACAGAATGCGTATCCTGAAACAGCGATTGCATTCCAGAACGGTGGGGGTATCCGGGCACCGCTTCCGGAAACGGCAGAAGGTGACGGCCCTTATGAAATCACCGTAGGTGATATGATTACCGTTCAGCCATTCGGTAACCGGTTGACGGTGATGGATCTGACGGGTGAAGAAATCATGGAAGTCCTTGAAACAAGTGTGAAAGACTTCCCTGGAGAGAATGGCGGATTCATGCAAGTGGCAGGGATGACGTTCAAGTTTGACAGCGGGCAGGATGCTGGCGAACGCGTTCACTCTGTGATGGTACATGAAGACGGGGAGTATGCGCCGCTTGATATGGACCGTACGTACAAGGTGGCAACAAACAACTTCACGGCAGCTGGCGGAGACGGTTATGACGTCTTGGCGCAGGCATGGGAAGAAACACGTTATTCCATCGTCGGTCAGACTGACTGGGAGATTCTGCGTGATCATGCCCTCGCTCTTGTCGATGAAGTAGGCGAAGTAGCACCAACGATCGAAGGCCGTATTACAGAAGGTCCGGCTGAGGAAGTTGATGTACCGTCCATCATGGATGCCCGTGATAATGAGATTGGTACAGAGGATGTAACCCTTCGTGGTACGGTGACAGCCTATTTTGAACAAGGCGGTCAGACCAATATGTATGTACAAGATGATTCTGCGGCGATCTTGGTTCGCGGGAGCGGTCTTGGCAGCATGTATAATATTGGTGACATGGTTGAATTCACAGGAGAAATTAATCATTTTAGAGACATGATTCAATTGCTCGTTGATGATTCGAGTCTTGTCGAAGCCAATCATGGCATGATCGAGCCTGAGATTGTTGACTCTTCGTTTTTTGAAGGTGATTTAGACGATGTTCAGGGTAAACTGATTGAAATTCAGGATGTTGAAGTGCTTGATAATCCTCAGCATGATGATTTCAATGCAAGAGATGCAGAAGGCGATTTTATTGTACTTGGTTCGCACAGCTCTGTTTCAGAGAATACAGACTATGACGCCATTGTTGGTGTTGTGAACTATCATTTCTTTGATAATAAACTCATGCCGCGAAATGATGATGACTTGATCGAAGATGCTACAGTCACTCAGCCGGCCCGTGCCAATGTAGAATCTGGAGATGTTGCTTCCGGTACGGAAGTAGTGCTCTCTTCGGCAACACGCGATGCAGAGATCTACTACACGCTTGATGGCTCAGATCCGGATGAAAACAGTACACTTTATACAGAGCCTATTGTGATCGACGAAGAAGTAACACTCAAGACTATTGCGATTTCAGATGGACTTGGTGACAGCGTCATTCGTGAATATCAATATGGCATTCTTCCAGAAGCTGGAGAGTTGGAAATTTATGATATTCAGGGTGCGCAGCACGTATCACCATACGTGGATCAGGTTGTAAGATCCGTTCCGGGTATTGTGACGCACACAGAAAACAGCGGTTTCTATTTCCAGTCTGAAGAAAGTGACGGAGATGTGAACACATCCGAAGGGATCTACGTATACCGACCTGGCCACAGTGTCAGCGAAGGAGATCTCGTAGAAGTTGACGGAACTGTTGTTGAATATGAGGAAAATGGTTTTGATGGTAACAATGATTTGACGACTACACAAATTTCTGCGACGTCTGTTTCTGTCGTGTCCGAAGGCAATGATCTTCCCGATCCGGTAGTAATCGGAATTGATCGTGAAATTCCTTCTGTACCGGTCGCGGATTTTGGTAACTATGATCCAGAAAATCCGGATCATTTTGATGCAACTGTCAATGCCATTGACTTCTTTGAAAGTCTTGAAGGCATGCTCGTTGAAGTTCCAGGTCAGGTGACTGTTACCGGTCCTCAGAAATACAATGAGCTGACAGTGATTTCTGAAGAATGGGATCTTGATAACCGTACTGATGCAGGCGGTGTATATCTCGAACAGACTGATCTTGGTGACTTTGCTCCTGAGATGGTTACGGAAGTTCTTTTTGTGAATGTACCAGGCGGTACAACAGCAAAAACAGGTGACTTTTTCGAAGAAGAAATCACCGGTGTTGTTGGCTATAATTTTGGAAACTTCAAAATCGAGCCAATTGATGGCGGTCTGCCTGAGCTTCAAGACGGTGGGCTAGAGCGTCGTGATGAAACGACGATCGAAATGGACGAAGACAAAATGTCCGTTGCCACATATAACGTTGAAAATTTCAGTCCGGAAAGCGATGCTGAAAAAACAGCGAGACTTGCCTATTCAATGGCTGTTGAACTGAATGCGCCAGACGTGATTACCCTCGTTGAGGTCATGGACAACTATGATACAAGAGTTGGTCCAGACACAAGCGCGTCTGAAAGCTATCAGGTACTGATTGATGCGATTTATGATGAAGTAGGCGTTGAATACGCTTATGCAGAGGTCGCTCCTGAGCAGGGACAGGATGGCGGTATCCCGGGCGGTAACATCCGGAATGGTCATCTGTACCGTGTTGACCGTGTTGAATTGGCGGATTCAAGTGTAGGAACATTTGAAGATGCTCTTGAAGTGCAGGAAGACGGCAGCCTGAACTTTGGTACAGGGCTGATCGATCCGCAAAACGATGCATTCAGAAACTCTCGTAAACCGGTTGTCAGTGAGTTTATTTTCAAAGGTGAACCAGTCTTTGTTATTGGTAACCACTGGAATTCCAAGCGTGGAGACATGGCTCCTTACGGCATGGAACAACCGGCCGAACAGGGCAGTCGTGTTCAGCGTATGGAAATTGCAGAAGTCATCGGCGATTTTGTTGGTGATTTAAATGAAGCTCACGGAGACGACGGTGCAAATGTGGTTGTTGTCGGTGACTTTAACGATTATCCATGGTCACCACCAGTAACAGAAATGGCTGAACGTGGCGATCTGCACAATGCGATTTTTGAACTGCCGCGTAATGCGCAGTACACGTACAATTACAATGGGTACTCCCAGTCCCTCGACTCCATTTTAGTAACCGGCAGCCTGACTGCTGAACTTGAAGTCGACTCCATGAATATCAACTCTGACTTTATGGAAGTACATGGGCGTGCGAGTGACCACGATCCAATGATGGTTCAATTCAGTGTCCCTGATATTGATCCTGATTATGAGATTGTTCCTGGTCCGAGCATTTCATTTGATGATGCAGATTTGAATGACAATCGTCGAATTGAATTGACTGTCGGAGATGACTTCGACTATCCTGCAGTTTCTGCAGAAGATCATGAAGGAACTGATTTAGAGGTTACGCGTTCCGGTGATGATGTTGATGTAGATCAGCCGGGTGTGTATACGGTTGTTTATACTGCTGAAGATGCCAACGGTAAGACAGCAACACTTCGATTGACTGTTGAAGTCATTGCGGACTTTGACCGTGACGATATGAGTGTTGCAGAAGCGATCACTTATAACAGCGGTGAAGCGACTGTCAGAGGGTATATTGTTGGTTCAATCAATGGCAGCCCTGTACTGTCCGCAGATGGCAATCACTCAGGCACGAATATTCTGATTGCTGATTCTGCTGATGAAACAGAACGCTCAAATATGCTGCCTGTACAGCTTCCTCAAAACCAGGTCAGAACGGACCTGAACCTGCAAGATAACATTGATTTGCTGGGTGTTGAGGTCATGGTTACCGGTTCTTTATCGGCTTATTTCAGTCAACCGGGCATGAGAGATACGTCTGACTACACGATCACAGGTGACGTTCCTGAAGAACCTGAAACAGATTATGACGAAATGAGTATTGCTGATTTCCGTGATCTGAATGAAGGTGAGAGCGGGAAGATTGAGGGTATTGTTACAACAGTCCCAGGTTCGTGGGGTGGCGATCGTTTTGCTATTCAGGACGAAACAGGCGGGATTTATGTCGATATCGAAAGCCATGATTTCGAAATGGGCGACCGTGTAAGTATCAGCGGTGACTTGGATATCTTTAATGACGAACTTCAAGTCGATGCCAAGGCATCGGAACTGATCGAAGCCGATCAGGAAGTTCCGGCACCGCGTGTTGAATTGATGAGTGATGTAACAAAGAGTGACGAAGGTCAGATTCTCACATTTGAGAATGTGGAAATTACCGAATATGATGTCGTGAACAATTTTGGCACATTTGAATTTACAGCTGTTTCCGGTGACGACTCGTTTTTAATCCGTGTTGACAACCGTACAGGTGTTGAAGCTGATAATTTTGATTTTGAAGAAGGCGATATAATCGATGTGACGGGACTTGTTGCTGAATTTAGAGGCACACTTCAGCTCAAGCCGCGATTCGCAGATGATTTCGCAGCAGCTGAATAA